A section of the Salvelinus sp. IW2-2015 linkage group LG7, ASM291031v2, whole genome shotgun sequence genome encodes:
- the LOC111966256 gene encoding vesicle-associated membrane protein-associated protein B → MARQEQVLQLEPPHELTFRGPFTDVVTATLKLGNPTDRNVCFKVKTTAPRRYCVRPNSGIIDAGTSVNVSVMLQPFDYDPNEKSKHKFMVQSVLAPYDMTDMEGVWKEAKPEELMDSKLRCAFELPLENDKIHDSESNTNVSSAPVKPELSSLPKSASSSLDDGEVKKITEECKRLQMEVQRLREENKQIREDDGLRKRKVTSMVSSPHPSSSQAMTKEEGLSTRVLALCVLFFVIGVIIGKLVL, encoded by the exons ATGGCCAGACAAGAACAAGTCCTCCAGCTTGAGCCACCACACGAACTGACATTTAGAG GTCCATTTACAGATGTTGTCACGGCCACCCTGAAGCTAGGCAACCCAACAGATAGAAATGTCTGTTTCAAAGTCAAGACGACCGCGCCCCGTCGATACTGTGTCCGTCCAAACAGTGGCATCATTGACGCAGGCACCTCCGTCAATGTATCTG TTATGCTACAGCCTTTCGACTATGATCCCAATGAAAAGAGCAAACACAAATTCATGGTGCAGTCCGTGCTTGCTCCGTATGACATGACTGACATGGAAGGGGTG TGGAAAGAGGCAAAGCCAGAGGAGCTAATGGACTCCAAGTTGAGATGTGCATTTGAGCTGCCGCTAGAGAATGACAAAATT catgacagtGAAAGCAACACAAATGTGTCCTCCGCCCCCGTAAAGCCAGAGCTCTCCTCACTCCCTAAGTCGGCCAGCTCCTCCCTGGATGACGGGGAGGTGAAGAAGATCACGGAGGAGTGCAAGAGGCTGCAGATGGAGGTCCAGAGGTTACGGGAAGAGAACAAACAGATCAGG GAGGACGATGGTCTACGGAAGAGGAAAGTCacctccatggtgtcctccccccacccctcttcctcCCAGGCCATGACGAAGGAGGAGGGCCTAAGTACCCGTGTTCTGGCGCTCTGTGTGCTGTTCTTCGTCATCGGAGTCATCATCGGGAAATTGGTCCTGTAA
- the LOC111966258 gene encoding charged multivesicular body protein 4b has translation MSVFGKLFGGGGKGGKGPSPQDAMQKLRDTEEMLAKKQDFLEKKIDQELITAKKNGTKNKRAALQALKRKKRYENQLTQIDGTLSTIEFQREALENANTNTEVLKNMGFAAKAMKAAHENMDIDKVDDLMQDITEQQELAQEISDAISKPVGFGEEFDEDELLAELDELEQEELDKNLLEIGGTEDAHLPNVPSTSLPSRPAKEDEDEDGMYDLQRWAMEAI, from the exons ATGTCGGTGTTTGGGAAGCTGTTCGGCGGTggggggaaaggagggaaagggccGAGTCCACAAGATGCGATGCAGAAACTCCGAGACACAGAGGAGATGTTAGCGAAGAAACAGGACTTTCTAGAGAAAAAGATTGACCAGGAACTCATAACTGCAAAGAAAAACGGCACAAAAAACAAACGAG CGGCCCTGCAGGCCTTGAAAAGGAAGAAGCGGTACGAGAACCAGCTTACCCAGATCGATGGCACATTGTCCACCATCGAGTTCCAGAGGGAGGCGCTGGAAAATGCCAACACCAACACTGAAGTGCTCAAAAACATGGGCTTTGCCGCCAAGGCAATGAAGGCTGCCCATGAAAACAT GGACATAGACAAAGTAGATGACTTGATGCAAGACATCACTGAGCAGCAGGAGCTGGCGCAAGAGATCTCAGATGCCATCTCAAAACCTGTAGGCTTTGGAGAGGAGTTTGATGAG GATGAACTCCTGGCAGAGTTGGATGAGCTGGAACAAGAGGAATTGGACAAAAACTTGCTGGAGATCGGCGGGACAGAAGATGCCCATCTACCCAATGTGCCTTCTACTTCATTACCCTCCAGACCTG ccaAGGAGGATGAAGATGAGGATGGCATGTATGACTTACAACGCTGGGCGATGGAGGCCATATAG